A segment of the Bradyrhizobium sp. CCBAU 53340 genome:
CATGGCGGTCGCCTCGGTGATGGCGAATTTTTCGCGGATCCTGGCGTGGTGGCGCGAGGTCGACTGGCGCGCCTGCGCGGCCTATTCGATCACGGGCATTCCGGCCGCGGCGCTCGGCGCGCGGACGCTGCTCGCCCTGCCCCCGCACGCGGTCGATCTTGCCATCGGCGTGTTCCTGATCGCGATGGTGCCGGCGCGGCACTGGCTGGCGCGGCACGACCTCAAGGCCAATCTCTGGCATCTTGCGATCGGCGGCGCCATCATCGGCTATCTCACCGGCATCGTGGTCTCGACCGGCCCGCTCAGCGTGCCGCTGTTCCTGTTCTACGGCCTGTCCAAGGGCGCCTTCCTCGCCACTGAGGCAGCTTCCTCGCTCGGGCTCTATTTCGCCAAATCAGTCACGTTCGAGCGCTTCGGCGCGCTGACGCAGGAGGTCTTCATCAAAGGCCTGATCGCGGGCGCCTCATTGATGTCAGGCGCTTTCGTCGCAAAGCGCTTCGTGCTGCACCTGAAGCCGGATGCGTTCCGTCTCCTGATGGACGCGATCATGATCGCAGCCGGGCTCTCGATGCTCTGGAACGCAACGCAGCCGTAGAGCATGATCCGGAAAAGTGTGCAGCGGTTTTCCGAAAGATCATGCTCAAACAATAAAGTCACTCACGCGGCGAATTCGGGCGCGATCGACGGGCTATCGGCGAGCACATGCTCTTCACCAGCGCCGGCTTCGGCAAGCCCGCCCAGCACCGCATCGAGCGGCTGCGGCTTGTGATACAGAAAGCCCTGGCCGAGCCTCACGCCCATCTCGCGCATCGCCTGCGCCTGCTCGGCGCGCTCGATGCCTTCGGCGACCAAGGTGAGCCCCAGCGTTCCGGCGAGCGAGGCGATGACGCCGACGATCGCCTTGTCCTCGGCGCTTTCAGGGATTTCGCGGATGAAGGCCTTGTCGATCTTGACCTTGTCGAGCGGAAATCGCCGGAGATGCGCGAGCGAGCTGTAGCCCGTGCCGAAATCGTCGAGCGCAATGGTCGCCCCCAGGCGCCGCAGCCGCCGCAGCGTGTCGGATGCGCTGGCGATGTTGTTGATCAGCGATCCCTCGGTGATCTCGAGCTCGAGCGATGAAGCCGCAACACCGAACCGCTCGCAGGTCTGGCGCAGCTCGGATGCGAGCGAATGGTCGGCGAGCTCTGAGGGCGGCAAATTGATCGCGATCCTGATATGCGGCCTGCCGGCGGCGGCCAGCTGCCGCAACGCGCGGCAGGCGTCGATCAGCACGTAGCGCGTCAGCCGCGCATTGTTGCCGCTGCGCTCGATCAGCGGCAGGAATTCACCGGGTCCGATCACGCCATGCTCCGGATGGCGCCAGCGAATGAGCGCCTCCAGGCCGACGACGTCCTGGGTCTCGAGGTCGACCTGGCTCTGATACCAGACCTCGAACTGCCCCTCGGAGAAGCCCGTGGGAATGGTCAGCTCCAGGTCCCGTCGGCGGCGATAGTGGCGCTGGAGCGCTTCGTCCAGCACCGCAACGGTGCCCGGCGCCTTGCTCTTGGCGTGGTAGAGCGCGATGTCGGCAAGCGCCGGCAGGTGGGACAGCTCGGGATCGTCGGCGCGGCGCACGGCAAGGCCGATGCTGGCACGCGGCACGACCTGCTTGTCATGCAGGACGATCGGCGCGGAGATCGCCTCGAGCAATTGCCGCGCAAACGCCTGTGCGGCCGCTTCATTGCCGACCTCGGGCCTGATGACCACGAACTCGTCGCCGCCGAGCCGCGCCACCCAATCCTCCGGCCCGACCGTATGACGAAGCCGCTCGGAGATGTGAACCAGGAACTTGTCGCCGGCATCGTGACCGAAGGTGTCGTTGATGCCCTTGAAATCGTCGAGGTCGATGAAGTTGAACGCGATCAGCGCGTCGGGCGAGCCGGCATCCCTGCTCAAGGTCACCAGCCGCTCGGACAGCGAGCGGCGGTTGGGCAGTCCCGTCAGCGGATCGTGCGAGGCCATGTGACCGAGGCGATCGAGCGCGCCTGAGGTCGTGTGCTGCATCGCGTTGAAGGCCTGCGCGAGCTGGCCGAATTCGTTCGACGATTTGACGTCGGCCGGATAGGCACGGCCGTCCTGCTTGCTGCGCTGGATCGCCGACATCATCGCGGCCAGCGGCTTGCCGATGAAGATGTTGGCGGAGATCCGCATCGCGATCACGGTCGCAAGCGTCCCGAGCAGGCCGACGACGAGAAGCAACCCCAGCCTGCTGCCGGCGTTGACGTAGAGCGTCGCATAGGAATAGGCGATCACGAGGCGGCCGGCCTGCACGGCGATGTTGCCGTTGCTGTAGGCAATCGGGCGCGAGATCTCGGTGACAGCCTGCACCGTGGGCTGCGCCACCACCCGGGCGATCACGACGCCCGTATCGTCATAGACGGCGGCGGCCGCGATGGTCTCGTCGTGCATGATCTCGTTGAGCACGCCGGTGAC
Coding sequences within it:
- a CDS encoding sulfite exporter TauE/SafE family protein — its product is MAFLFVLSVGLLAGTISGIVGTGSSIMLMPVLVYAYGPKEAVPIMAVASVMANFSRILAWWREVDWRACAAYSITGIPAAALGARTLLALPPHAVDLAIGVFLIAMVPARHWLARHDLKANLWHLAIGGAIIGYLTGIVVSTGPLSVPLFLFYGLSKGAFLATEAASSLGLYFAKSVTFERFGALTQEVFIKGLIAGASLMSGAFVAKRFVLHLKPDAFRLLMDAIMIAAGLSMLWNATQP
- a CDS encoding putative bifunctional diguanylate cyclase/phosphodiesterase translates to MMRDADEMVGPTKPATSRSVVRAMIWATVPVLLLVQLLASAGVEVSSFWSQIRQLDARIARLAESRTELIAEPLWKMRYDQVTGVLNEIMHDETIAAAAVYDDTGVVIARVVAQPTVQAVTEISRPIAYSNGNIAVQAGRLVIAYSYATLYVNAGSRLGLLLVVGLLGTLATVIAMRISANIFIGKPLAAMMSAIQRSKQDGRAYPADVKSSNEFGQLAQAFNAMQHTTSGALDRLGHMASHDPLTGLPNRRSLSERLVTLSRDAGSPDALIAFNFIDLDDFKGINDTFGHDAGDKFLVHISERLRHTVGPEDWVARLGGDEFVVIRPEVGNEAAAQAFARQLLEAISAPIVLHDKQVVPRASIGLAVRRADDPELSHLPALADIALYHAKSKAPGTVAVLDEALQRHYRRRRDLELTIPTGFSEGQFEVWYQSQVDLETQDVVGLEALIRWRHPEHGVIGPGEFLPLIERSGNNARLTRYVLIDACRALRQLAAAGRPHIRIAINLPPSELADHSLASELRQTCERFGVAASSLELEITEGSLINNIASASDTLRRLRRLGATIALDDFGTGYSSLAHLRRFPLDKVKIDKAFIREIPESAEDKAIVGVIASLAGTLGLTLVAEGIERAEQAQAMREMGVRLGQGFLYHKPQPLDAVLGGLAEAGAGEEHVLADSPSIAPEFAA